From the genome of Homalodisca vitripennis isolate AUS2020 chromosome 8, UT_GWSS_2.1, whole genome shotgun sequence, one region includes:
- the LOC124367461 gene encoding adenosine deaminase-like produces the protein MEPTIPRKKIQLHLHLDGSVRPSTAWELAQEKGIKIPGVTNFEEFKKACIVSNPSNLWGFLQHFGVFWPAFCGDLDALERNAYEFCEDAQKNGVIYAEVRYSPTTSLGDKAFKVVGPLGYDEVIRRISFGLKRGEHDFGVKTRTILCGGYCKESNDLYQTLRLCQAHYYEGVVGMDLLTLQQEHGIIEEAPLVEPIISVYQEAARTGVHRTVHAAEASGAHSVQRAVYGLGSERIGHGYHVLEEPEIYNKCLQDRIHFECCPYSSLLTGSVKTGGKTHPIIRFANDRANFSISADDPTVTGHHVQDDYALLANWGLSEDLMAQANLNAAYSSFLDDHGKHDLLKTLKEDYAR, from the exons ATACAACTGCATTTGCACCTGGACGGGTCAGTTCGGCCCTCAACTGCTTGGGAGTTGGCACA agaAAAAGGGATCAAAATCCCAGGCGTAACAAACTTTGAAGAGTTTAAGAAAGCTTGCATAGTGTCAAATCCAAGCAACCTGTGGGGATTTCTGCAGCATTTTGGAGTATTTTGGCCTGCTTTTTG tgGAGATCTGGATGCTTTGGAGCGCAATGCCTACGAGTTCTGTGAAGATGCTCAAAAAAATGGGGTTATATATGCTGAAGTTCGTTATAGCCCCACAACATCCCTCGGAGATAAGGCATTCAAGGTAGTTGGACCACTAG GTTATGACGAGGTCATCAGAAGGATATCTTTTGGTTTGAAAAGAGGCGAGCATGACTTTGGAGTCAAAACAAGAACGATCCTGTGTGGAGGATACTGTAAAGAGAGCAATGATCTCTACCAAACCCTCCGCCTCTGTCAGGCGCACTACTATGAAGGTGTTGTGGGGATGGACCTACTGACTCTACAGCAAGAACACGGCATCATAG AGGAAGCCCCATTGGTGGAACCGATCATCTCCGTGTACCAGGAGGCTGCGCGAACTGGAGTTCACAGGACTGTTCACGCAGCAGAAGCGAGTGGGGCACATTCTGTCCAGAGG GCTGTGTACGGACTGGGTAGTGAGCGCATAGGTCACGGGTATCATGTGCTAGAAGAGCCCGAGATATACAACAAGTGCTTACAGGATCGCATTCACTTCGAGTGCTGTCCGTACTCTAGCCTCTTGACAGGTTCTGTCAAAACCGGTGGCAAGACACATCCAATTATCAG ATTTGCTAATGATAGAGCGAATTTCTCCATAAGCGCTGATGATCCTACAGTCACTGGGCATCATGTTCAAGATGACTACGCGCTGCTCGCGAACTGGGGACTTTCCGAAGATCTCATGGCACAGGCA AATTTGAATGCTGCATATTCAAGTTTTTTGGATGATCATGGCAAACATGATTTACTTAAGACACTAAAAGAAGACTATGCAAGATAA